Proteins from one Dysgonomonas sp. HDW5A genomic window:
- a CDS encoding 1-acyl-sn-glycerol-3-phosphate acyltransferase, whose amino-acid sequence MKAILSFLYQWLIFIPILVVTTVATAILVMLGCSVGNNKFWGYVPPKYWSKIVCRAALCRIKVRHNSKIDPNQSYVFVANHQGAFDIFLTYGYLDQNIKWVQKYELRKIPFVGKASEIAGHVFVDSSNTRAMSQTIDKAERELAEGVSMAIFPEGQRTYTGKMGRFKKGAYIIATQMQLPIVPITLNGPYDILKIHSRIMHPGKDLEIVIHDPISTAGMTEADIPGLIETSRSVIESALWDKYK is encoded by the coding sequence ATGAAAGCTATTCTTTCCTTTTTATATCAATGGCTGATATTTATTCCGATTCTTGTTGTGACTACTGTTGCTACAGCAATTCTGGTTATGCTGGGTTGCTCTGTCGGAAATAATAAGTTTTGGGGATACGTTCCTCCTAAATACTGGTCGAAAATAGTCTGTAGAGCTGCATTGTGTAGAATAAAAGTTCGGCACAATAGTAAGATAGATCCCAATCAGTCTTATGTGTTTGTGGCTAATCATCAGGGAGCATTTGACATCTTTTTGACTTATGGATACTTGGATCAGAATATTAAATGGGTGCAAAAGTACGAGTTACGAAAAATTCCATTTGTAGGAAAGGCATCAGAAATAGCCGGACATGTTTTTGTCGACAGCTCCAATACACGAGCAATGAGTCAAACGATAGACAAAGCCGAGCGTGAATTGGCAGAAGGTGTTTCTATGGCAATATTTCCCGAGGGACAACGTACGTATACGGGCAAAATGGGTCGATTCAAAAAGGGGGCATATATCATAGCTACTCAGATGCAATTGCCTATTGTTCCCATAACTTTAAATGGTCCCTACGATATATTGAAAATACATTCGAGAATCATGCATCCGGGAAAGGACTTGGAAATAGTCATTCACGATCCTATTTCTACAGCAGGAATGACTGAGGCTGATATTCCGGGTTTAATAGAAACAAGTCGCAGTGTAATAGAATCGGCACTTTGGGATAAATACAAATAG
- a CDS encoding phosphorylcholine transferase LicD, translated as MEENLKKYNPEGSELRKLQLKMLDILEIVTSIADKHNIPYWLSGGTLLGAARHGGFIPWDDDIDIELLLPDYKKLLKILRNELPADLYLQTPKDKGYRLLFSKVRDRNSVVYEEDDAIDDYTEKGIYIDIFPEERSYKPLKNIVDFFYGRSFRRLKRGKPFHSFTYFYEYTLSLVLYPIGIILIGLARGLCAITRPDNILHSYGIGNTTNHHAGYMFPLSSIVFEGKTFSSPGNTHAYLTKQYGNYTQIPPEDKRATHLLKVSYINR; from the coding sequence ATGGAAGAAAATTTAAAGAAATATAACCCTGAAGGTTCGGAATTACGGAAATTACAACTCAAAATGCTTGACATTCTGGAGATCGTAACATCTATTGCCGATAAGCATAATATACCTTATTGGTTAAGCGGAGGCACCCTCTTGGGAGCAGCACGACATGGAGGTTTTATTCCTTGGGACGACGATATTGATATTGAATTGCTTCTGCCCGATTATAAAAAGTTACTAAAGATTCTCCGTAACGAACTTCCGGCAGACCTATATCTGCAAACCCCTAAAGACAAAGGGTATCGCTTGCTGTTTTCGAAAGTAAGAGATCGAAATTCTGTCGTATATGAAGAAGATGATGCTATTGACGATTATACGGAAAAAGGCATCTATATAGATATTTTCCCGGAAGAGAGGAGCTATAAACCCTTAAAGAATATTGTTGATTTTTTTTACGGAAGATCTTTTCGCCGACTAAAACGAGGAAAGCCATTCCATTCTTTTACTTATTTTTACGAGTATACCTTATCACTCGTTCTATATCCTATTGGAATTATATTAATAGGGTTGGCGCGTGGTTTATGTGCAATAACGCGACCTGATAATATTCTTCACAGCTATGGCATTGGCAATACCACCAATCATCATGCCGGTTATATGTTTCCACTTAGCAGTATCGTATTTGAAGGAAAAACATTTTCGTCGCCCGGTAATACACATGCTTACCTTACAAAGCAGTACGGAAATTATACGCAAATTCCCCCCGAAGACAAACGAGCAACTCACCTTTTAAAAGTCAGTTATATAAACCGTTAA